The following coding sequences lie in one Girardinichthys multiradiatus isolate DD_20200921_A chromosome 13, DD_fGirMul_XY1, whole genome shotgun sequence genomic window:
- the evx1 gene encoding LOW QUALITY PROTEIN: homeobox even-skipped homolog protein 1 (The sequence of the model RefSeq protein was modified relative to this genomic sequence to represent the inferred CDS: inserted 1 base in 1 codon), with protein sequence MVIPPKAPSPHSAALFFEGHTGLRPLFSRSLXRHALIPTPHLHRLQTENLRLIFLAALALPRSRHLFRSAPVMESRKEVVVVMSAEGATGIPAREPKGRPDHRSCLSPGAAPYSRERTTERVREESARRGMCADARPVSSSGDKHHKDGSSSDNESDFYEEIDVSCTPESMDYPTANGRRSDSPGHSPGETGADPGKTVPGQSSLSYGADQIRRYRTAFTREQIARLEKEFYRENYVSRPRRCELAAALNLPETTIKVWFQNRRMKDKRQRLAMTWPHPADPAFYTYMMSHAAATGNLPYPFPSHLPLPYYSPLSVGVGGAPAPGATPFSTPLRSLDSFRVLSHPYQRPELLCAFRHPSVYPSGPAHGLGPGGSPCSCLACHTSQSNGITSRPSGSDFTCSPTSRTDAFVTFTPSVLSKSSSVTLDQREEVPLTR encoded by the exons ATGGTGATCCCTCCCAAAGCTCCGTCTCCACACTCTGCAGCCCTCTTCTTTGAGGGTCACACCGGATTGCGTCCCCTCTTTTCCAGAAGCC ACCGACACGCTCTCATCCCCACGCCCCACCTCCACCGCCTCCAAACTGAAAACCTCCGCCTCATATTTCTGGCTGCTCTCGCTCTCCCGCGAAGTCGACACCTTTTTAGATCAGCGCCGGTGATGGAAAGCAGAaaggaggtggtggtggtgatgtcGGCGGAGGGAGCCACCGGGATCCCTGCGCGAGAACCAAAGGGGAGACCGGACCACAGGAGCTGCCTGAGCCCCGGGGCTGCGCCGTATTCCCGGGAGAGGACCACGGAGCGGGTGCGGGAGGAGAGCGCACGGAGGGGCATGTGTGCCGACGCCAGGCCGGTATCTTCCTCCGGTGACAAGCATCATAAAGACGGCAGCAGTTCGGACAACGAGTCGGACTTCTATGAGGAAATTGATGTGAGCTGCACGCCTGAAAGCATGGACTACCCAACCGCTAATG GTCGAAGGTCAGATTCCCCGGGTCATTCTCCGGGGGAAACCGGCGCCGATCCGGGTAAGACGGTCCCGGGTCAGAGCTCTCTGTCCTACGGAGCGGACCAGATCCGCCGATACCGAACAGCGTTCACCCGGGAGCAAATCGCCCGTTTGGAGAAGGAGTTCTACCGGGAAAACTACGTGTCCAGGCCGAGAAGATGCGAACTTGCAGCTGCACTAAATCTACCTGAAACCACAATTAaa GTGTGGTTCCAGAACCGCAGAATGAAAGACAAACGCCAGCGCTTGGCCATGACGTGGCCTCACCCCGCCGACCCGGCCTTCTACACCTACATGATGAGCCACGCCGCGGCCACGGGGAACCTGCCCTACCCCTTCCCTTCCCACCTGCCGCTGCCCTACTATTCTCCCCTGAGTGTTGGTGTCGGTGGCGCCCCGGCCCCCGGTGCCACACCTTTTTCgactccgctgcggtctctcgACAGTTTCCGGGTGTTGTCTCACCCCTACCAGAGGCCAGAGCTTCTGTGCGCCTTCAGGCACCCCTCCGTGTACCCGTCAGGCCCGGCCCATGGCCTCGGCCCTGGTGGGAGTCCCTGCTCCTGCCTGGCCTGCCACACCAGTCAGTCCAACGGTATCACTAGCAGGCCATCCGGCTCGGACTTTACCTGCTCCCCAACAAGCAGAACGGACGCCTTTGTCACTTTTACGCCTTCAGTGCTCAGCAAATCTTCATCTGTGACATTAGACCAAAGGGAAGAGGTGCCTCTGaccagatga